The proteins below come from a single Streptomyces sp. M92 genomic window:
- a CDS encoding DUF4031 domain-containing protein — protein sequence MTVYIDPPTWPGHGRMWSHLVSDVSYAELHAFAERLGVPRRAFERDHYDIPAQRYADAVSAGALEVSSREVVRLLHGAGLRRRKGAGEGAGQPRSS from the coding sequence GTGACCGTCTACATCGATCCGCCGACCTGGCCGGGCCACGGCCGCATGTGGTCCCACCTGGTCAGCGACGTCTCCTACGCCGAACTGCACGCGTTCGCCGAGCGGCTGGGCGTCCCGCGCCGGGCCTTCGAACGCGACCACTACGACATCCCCGCCCAGCGGTACGCCGACGCGGTGTCCGCCGGTGCGCTGGAGGTCAGCAGCCGCGAGGTGGTGCGGCTGCTGCACGGGGCGGGACTGCGCCGGCGCAAGGGCGCCGGTGAGGGCGCGGGTCAGCCGCGCAGTTCGTAG